A genomic segment from Zonotrichia albicollis isolate bZonAlb1 chromosome 21, bZonAlb1.hap1, whole genome shotgun sequence encodes:
- the EDF1 gene encoding endothelial differentiation-related factor 1 → MAESDWDTVTVLRKKGPSAAQAKSKQAILAAQRRGEDVETSKKWAAGQNKQHFITKNTAKLDRETEELHHDRVSLEVGKVIQQGRQSKGLTQKDLATKINEKPQVIADYESGRAIPNNQVMGKIERAIGLKLRGKDIGKPLETGPKGK, encoded by the exons ATGGCGGAGAGCGACTGGGACACGGTCACGGTGCTGCGCAAGAAGGGCCCGAGCGCGGCCCAGGCCAAGTCCAAGCAG GCGATCTTGGCGGCCCAGCGGCGCGGGGAGGACGTGGAAACTTCCAAGAAGT GGGCAGCAGGCCAGAACAAACAACACTTCATTACAAAGAACACGGCCAAGCTTGATCGTGAAACAGAGGAGCTGCACCATGACAGAGTGTCCCTGGAGGTGGGCAAAGTGATCCAGCAGGGCCGACAAAGCAAGGGCCTCACACAGAAGGACTTGGCCACG AAAATCAATGAAAAACCACAAGTTATCGCTGACTACGAATCAGGACGAGCAATCCCCAATAACCAGGTCATGGGCAAGATCGAAAGAGCCATTG GCCTCAAACTGCGTGGAAAGGACATTGGAAAACCTCTGGAAACTGGCCCCAAAGGAAAATGA